The Paenibacillus sp. JQZ6Y-1 DNA window TTCCAAATTAGTGTAAACAATAACTGATTCCCCTCAGGAAGTCAGCTATCACTTACTGCAAATCCTTCTGAATTGAATGATTGCAGACTATATACGATTGTTGCATAGTATGCTTTTGCATTAAAAATGTCTAGAATAGAAAAACGGTCTCATCCTGCTTCTATCAACTTACAAACAATCTTTTTTGATAGAAATCATATTCCGTGGAACCGATTCCAAAGTTATTATAAATTCTTTGCACCGCATTTGTCAACGCTTTCTCGCTCCAGTAATTCATAATCCATAACTGTCACCATTTGCACATGCTGGCGATGAACGAGCCGTACAATATCCTGAGCCGCGATTTTACCGGCTTCCTGATACGGGTAACGAATCGTAGTTAGCGCTGGATGAACAACCTCGGTTACATCGTAACCACCGAATCCAGTAACCGATAACTGCTGCGGTACAGCAACCCCATACTCATATGCAGCCTTCATTACACCAAGCGCAATATTATCCGTTGCACACACGATAACGGATACATCCAATCCCTGCTCTAACAGCTGTAGCATATCGCTACGTGCATCTGACATACGGAAGCTAGTTTCGTAATACTCCACCGTACATCCTTCCGTCTCAGCAAGCGCGCTAGCAAAGCCTTGCTTGCGACGTACTCCAACAGCAATATCCTGTTCCGTTACACCTAGATAAGCGATGCGGCGATGTCCCTGATGAAGCACATGACGCCCCAGCTCATACCCCGCCTCGTAATCGTTATGAATCAAACTGTGAATATGCTCATGTTGCTGTCCCACGAGCAGCACCGGTATTTTGCATGACTCAATCGCTTCCAGATGCTCATCTGTAATGCGTGCTGCCAACAAAATAATACCGGAAATCTTTTGACGGGCCAGCTCATAGATCGCTTCAATCTCTCGGTTCATATCCTGACTCGTATTTGTGATCAGCATGCGGCATCCCTGCTTGCGAAGCTGATCGTCAATGCCCATCAACGTATGCGAGGTCGCAAACGAATCCAGACGCGGTACAATCGTACCGATAATGTTCGCCGTTTTGGCTTTTAAGCTCTGGGCAAAGGTGTTAGGCACATAGCCATTTTCCTTGATGACCTGTTCAATTTTGTTCCGAGTGGCTGCGCTGACCGATCCGCCATTTAAATAACGGGAAACGGTACTTTTGGCCACACCGGCTATCATGGCAATATCTGAAATGGTCTTACTCATCTGTGCCTCCAAATAAGAACGCTCCGATCAGAGCGTCCCGTATACATGAAATCATCACTATTGGGATGAAGCCAGCAACAACTGCACTGCGACGACTGTATAATCATGGTGTTGCGGATCGCCCAGCTTTTCGTTGTTGCAAACTGCAGCATCCTTGTCTTTAACTATATACGACTTCAACCTGCATAATCCCTGCCATTTTCGCACAGCAGGCAATATAATTACTTTTTATTTTCAAGTGCTGCTTTGAGCAAATCGCCCAGACTGGAACCAAATTCTTCCTTCTGCTCAAACTGCTTGACCAGCTTCTGCTGTTCCCGCTTGTTTGGTGGACGCTTGCCGCCATCTGTATTCAGCTTTTCGGTAATGCCACAGCCAAGGCACTGTACATACTTACCCGCTTTGCCATCCTTTATCTCCATCTTTTTGTGACATTGTGGACAACGACGGTTGGACAGCTGCTTTTCATTGGAGCGTCGGTATCCGCAATCCGCTGCCGGGCATACAAGGAACTTCCCTCGTTTCCCCTTCTTCTCCAGCATCCGCGTACCACAATCTGGACAATGGCTGTGCGACACATTATGTGGCTTATACTCGACCTCATTGGCTTGCACACCATGAACGAGGGCAACCGCCATTTCACGAATCCCTTGCAAAAATGGACCCGGTTTGCCTTGACCACGTGCTATCTTTTCCAACTCCTGTTCCCAGCGAGCTGTCAATTCCGGCGTTCGCAGTTCTGGCGATACCAGCTCGATCAATTGCGTGCCTTTACCGGTTGGATGCAGCTGATTGCCCTGACGCTCAATCGTATCTGATGATACCAACTTTTCGATAATATCCGCGCGTGTAGCCGGTGTGCCTAGTCCATGCTTTTCCATGCGAGACAACAACGCCGCCTCGGTATAACGCTTTGGTGGTAATGTACGTCCCTGCTGCACCATCGTACGACGAATCATCAGCGTATCGCCCTGCTTCAGCTCCGGCAGCGTTTGAGTATGCTGAGAGCTATGATGTTCTCCGCCAGATGCAGATTCGTTCGTTTCCTCATCCTCGTCGTCTTCCCACTGATCGCCATACACGGTACGCCAGCCACTGTCCTTGACCGTTACTCCTTTGGCTTGAAATGTCTGTCCTGCCGCTTCTCCACTCATTTGCACGACATCATAACGAGCCGCCGGGTAAAAGAGACTGATAAACCGCTTCGCGATCAGATCATACAGCTTGCGCTCATCTGCTGTCAGATTGTTCAGTAGCAGCGTCTGCTCCGTCGGAATAATCGCATGATGATCGCTCACCTTGCTATCGTCTACGATGCGACGCGTAACATTGAGCTTGCCCCGTAGCAGCGGACGAGCCAATGATGCGTACGGACCGACCGCCACGCTGGATAGCCGTTCTTGTAGCGTATCCGTCATATCCGACGATATATACCGCGAATCGGTACGCGGATACGTAACCAGCTTGTGCTGCTCATACAGCTTTTGCAATACATTCGACGTATGCTTGGCGGAAAAGCCAAAGCGACGGTTCGCATCCCGTTGCAGCTCCGTCAGATCATACGCAAGCGGATGATGCTCCTGACGTTCGCTCGTCTTCACCTGTGTAATGCGCAGCTGCTTGCCTGCCAGACTATGCTGCAATTGCTGCATCACCTCTGGTTCAAACACACGCCCATCTCCATTGGCACCGCGCCACTGCATCTTGAATGTATCCAAATCCAGTTGAAGCGTCTGATAATCCTGTGAACGAAAATTTCGAATATCCTGCTCACGCTGCATAATCATGCCCAGCGTTGGCGTTTGCACCCGTCCTGCGGATAGCTGCGCATCGAACTTGCAGGTCAAAGCACGCGTAATATTGAGTCCTATCATCCAGTCCGCTTCCGCCCGGCATCGTGCCGATTCGTACAAACGGTCAAATTCACGCCCCGGACGCAATCGGCTAAATCCATCCCGAATCGCTTTGTCCGTCTGCGAGGAGATCCATAGGCGCTGAAATGGCTTTTTCCAGCCTGCCATCTGGAGAATCCAGCGCGCCAGCAATTCGCCCTCACGCGCCGCATCCGTGGCAATGATAAGTTCGCCTACATCCTGCCGCTTCATTAGATGCTGAACCGTTTTGTACTGCTGCGCACTCTCCCGCAGCACTTTAAGCCGCATCGTATCCGGCAAAATAGGTAGGTCCTCCAAATTCCACTTTTGATATTTATGATCATAATCCTCCGGCTCTGCCAATCCAACCAGATGCCCCAGCGCCCAAGTTACAATATACTGTGGACCTTCCAGATACCCCTTTTGCTTCTGAGTACTGTTGAGTACACGGGCAATCTCTCTGGCAACAGACGGCTTTTCAGCCAGTACAAGCTTCTTCATGTCTTTCTTCCTTTCCCTGATCCAGATGCTATACGATCACTATACTATTGCCTATAATCGTTATACCATTGCGTGTAATCGTCATTATCTCCTACATATCCTCACTCACTGTATCAAACAGGATGAATAGGTTGTTGAAACATGTAATAGGTCGTTGTGAAGCATGTATAGAATCATGTCCTTTTCCTAGATCATCGCAATCCTGTTGGATAGAATGATGACCTTCTGGTCGCAGCATCCCTATATATCTGCTGAAAATCAATGATCATCCATTATTCACATCATCACAGTCTTATTCAGCCTTATTTAAATGTAACATAACTACTGAACAAATTGCAGATTACGAACCAGTCACTTCCAAGCAAACCATGTCTAACCGCAATTTTATCTTTTCTTGCTTTAGGATTTGCCTTATGCAAAGTAATCATCCGTCGAATGTTGACTTCGTTATTGTATATGTCTACGGATGGAACGCTATACTCTCGTTTCACCTTTCGATGTACCCATCATGCAACAATACCGCTTCTATCTGTATATGTACTAATCATGAGACTATTTTCTGCATCGTCCAGACAAAAGTGACTCTAACTCTATTGACATGTAAACAATGCTAACAATACAATTAACAATTAATCACATACTAAGCTTTTATTTACCATTAAAGGAGTGAACCCATGATACATAACCCATCACACCAAACGTTATCGTCCGCTACACGCAAACAGCCCAAGAAGATCATCGCTCTATTATTTGTTCTGTTGTTAGCAACTACTACGCTCTTTCCCATTTCCTCCGTAACGGCTCAATCCAATCCGAGTCCAGGCGCCATTCAACCGTTCAATGTAACCGAAGCTACCATAACTGACATGCAGCAAGCCTTACAAGCAGGTACCACAACTTCGGTAGAGTTGGTACAGCAGTATCTAGACCGCATTCAACAATACGATGATCAAGGGATAAAGCTACATGCCATTCTCACCATCAATCCACAAGCACTGCAAATTGCCGCTAAGCTGGATCGTGAACGTCAGACCAGTGGTTCGCGCGGACCTCTTCATGGCATTCCCATTATCGTCAAAGACAATTACGATACTGCCGATATGCCTACGACAGCGGGTTGCGTCTGTCTCCAGCATTCTATCCCTGATAACGATGCCGAGATGATTGCCAAGCTAAAAGCTGCTGGCGCCATCATCCTTGCCAAATCCAATCTGCACGAGTTTGCCTTTGATATTACAACGTCTAGCTCCCTTGGTGGTCAAACGCTAAACCCCTATGAACCACACCATTATCCAGGCGGCTCCAGCGGTGGTACAGG harbors:
- a CDS encoding DNA topoisomerase III, producing the protein MKKLVLAEKPSVAREIARVLNSTQKQKGYLEGPQYIVTWALGHLVGLAEPEDYDHKYQKWNLEDLPILPDTMRLKVLRESAQQYKTVQHLMKRQDVGELIIATDAAREGELLARWILQMAGWKKPFQRLWISSQTDKAIRDGFSRLRPGREFDRLYESARCRAEADWMIGLNITRALTCKFDAQLSAGRVQTPTLGMIMQREQDIRNFRSQDYQTLQLDLDTFKMQWRGANGDGRVFEPEVMQQLQHSLAGKQLRITQVKTSERQEHHPLAYDLTELQRDANRRFGFSAKHTSNVLQKLYEQHKLVTYPRTDSRYISSDMTDTLQERLSSVAVGPYASLARPLLRGKLNVTRRIVDDSKVSDHHAIIPTEQTLLLNNLTADERKLYDLIAKRFISLFYPAARYDVVQMSGEAAGQTFQAKGVTVKDSGWRTVYGDQWEDDEDEETNESASGGEHHSSQHTQTLPELKQGDTLMIRRTMVQQGRTLPPKRYTEAALLSRMEKHGLGTPATRADIIEKLVSSDTIERQGNQLHPTGKGTQLIELVSPELRTPELTARWEQELEKIARGQGKPGPFLQGIREMAVALVHGVQANEVEYKPHNVSHSHCPDCGTRMLEKKGKRGKFLVCPAADCGYRRSNEKQLSNRRCPQCHKKMEIKDGKAGKYVQCLGCGITEKLNTDGGKRPPNKREQQKLVKQFEQKEEFGSSLGDLLKAALENKK
- a CDS encoding LacI family DNA-binding transcriptional regulator; its protein translation is MSKTISDIAMIAGVAKSTVSRYLNGGSVSAATRNKIEQVIKENGYVPNTFAQSLKAKTANIIGTIVPRLDSFATSHTLMGIDDQLRKQGCRMLITNTSQDMNREIEAIYELARQKISGIILLAARITDEHLEAIESCKIPVLLVGQQHEHIHSLIHNDYEAGYELGRHVLHQGHRRIAYLGVTEQDIAVGVRRKQGFASALAETEGCTVEYYETSFRMSDARSDMLQLLEQGLDVSVIVCATDNIALGVMKAAYEYGVAVPQQLSVTGFGGYDVTEVVHPALTTIRYPYQEAGKIAAQDIVRLVHRQHVQMVTVMDYELLERESVDKCGAKNL